In Cyanobacterium sp. T60_A2020_053, one DNA window encodes the following:
- a CDS encoding diguanylate cyclase has product MIFLTGYQFLEQIYEGSNSLVCRMVRQEDQCNVIVKILKIEYPTSEQLQRFKQEYEITKSLQIDGVIKVYGLEKYQRTSALIMEDFQGQSLKKILLLSSLSVEEFLEIAVKIITTLEQIHRANLIHKDLNSTNILYDRKTREVKIIDFGLSDFFNKENKYLKTDIILEGRLDYISPEQTGRVNNKGYDYRTDFYSLGVTFYEMLTGLLPFESDDSLELIHAHLTKKPPAPSTINPQIPVVISDIVMKLMAKKPENRYQSAWGLKYDLEKALQQLKKQGFINKFPLQTTDISDRFEISDKLYGRNKIVTTLRQHWQNVGKKSPPEMLLIGGYSGAGKSTLIKRAYQNIEKGFFLSGKFDQFQRNIPYTAIISAFRDLVRQKLKETPQQLTYWKNKLLVNLGNNGQLIIDVIPEIELVIGKQPPLTPLGAVEAENRFNLVFQKFIESCTEKTAPIVMFLDDLQWCDTATIKLIELILLNNRLDNFLLVGAYRSNEVNENHSLMTMVERVKFNHGMIREFYIDNLTLDDVNFLIADSLNTDIDTVKSLGDLVFQKTRGNAFFTHQFLQTLYLKDLIFFNYNHYQWHWNIDDIVRENITDNVISLMIQQLKILPDTVQDLLKISACLGNTFSLSTLTIVTNKPIDSLQELLVIPIESNLLLPFRDDNNEICYQFLHDRIQQAIYELIGEENKPQIHLNIGNILLSQRDTVTADILEIVGHFNQAIDLIEELSLRETVAKLNLEAGKKAKNAHAYSASTVYIDIGLSLLRDDCWQCQYQLTLDLHIANAEIAYLNGDFVKMEAMTEIVLSHSKDILHKVEVYLISVASKADRRMIVDAVKMGRQALRELGVNLPHQPNPENMAEVLSKVIDKLHNRDIEDLLYLPPMTDRRAMAVMKLLGILSIPFFQGMPELMPFLAAEMVSLSIDFGNTSASALGYGVYGLVLSNFLGEVERGFRFGKMAIDLINQSHQLQFKALTLNLYSGCIHHHQRSIHEVLPLLKENYLLSVETGDTMTTACILVYGFTSFFAGVDLVRLDDELASYHEVLGEFKQYSAQIYIDIAWQTVKNLRENPADMDMLTGSIYDERVMLTKHAEELELTAIAQVYIYKLLLAYHFGQRRRALDYLHQVKPYLMTVSSIMFCAVYHFYSALTHISLLSPENQGELLTEIEYHQQCLKMWADNAPMNYLGKWYLVEAEKQRVLGNKAEAIDNYDLAIQFAQDHNFISDNALSHELAGNFYLQWGKLKLAEIYLQESYYSYSLWGAGAKLVYLEEKYPQIFNRINPDNKSSLGSSSSNNSLDLATVMKVSQAITGEIILTNLLQTLMTILLENVGVKKGCLLLYHSELEGEMGEFTIAVDSRGDSLNLYPQQSLQDTLPESILYYVARTREYVNIQHPSHYGYFVNDNYIKSIQPQSILCYPLVTQGDLMGIIYLESELDINISDHSRLELLQLISGQAASALRNAQLYQEVKQQEKLLKQFLEGMPVAVGVLNAEGKPFYANQKAVEILGKGVLPNVSAQKISEAYNTYIHNTNKPYPNENLALIRALHGEVWHNDDIDIHRGDKIIPIECWANPIYDEQGKVKYAMTVFQDISERKKAEQILKDYNRTLEIEVLRRTYELEKVNQELSQLANLDGLTQIPNRRRFDDYLAQEWEKHRCSHNNLSLLLIDIDYFKLYNDFYGHQQGDDCLIKVAQTMQKTLQRPSDLIARYGGEEFAVILPHTDTAGAHLVATRIQNAIDNLHIPHEKSKVSNNITLSIGGACLIPQGDVNMNCLINFADTALYRVKGEGRWGIRIYRM; this is encoded by the coding sequence ATGATTTTTCTTACAGGCTACCAGTTTTTGGAGCAAATCTACGAAGGGAGTAATTCATTGGTTTGTCGGATGGTGAGACAAGAAGATCAATGTAATGTAATTGTTAAAATTCTTAAAATTGAGTATCCCACCTCTGAACAATTACAGCGTTTTAAGCAAGAATATGAGATAACAAAATCTTTGCAAATTGATGGTGTTATTAAAGTTTATGGTTTAGAAAAATACCAGCGCACTTCGGCGTTAATTATGGAGGATTTTCAGGGACAATCACTTAAAAAAATTCTTCTTTTATCTTCTCTTTCTGTAGAAGAATTCTTGGAAATTGCTGTTAAAATTATTACTACTTTAGAACAAATTCATCGAGCTAATTTAATTCATAAAGACCTTAATTCTACTAATATTTTATATGATCGAAAAACAAGAGAAGTTAAGATAATTGATTTTGGGTTATCAGATTTTTTTAATAAAGAAAATAAATACTTAAAAACAGATATTATTTTAGAAGGGCGCTTGGACTATATTTCCCCCGAACAAACGGGTAGAGTCAATAATAAAGGTTACGATTACCGTACTGATTTTTATTCTTTGGGGGTAACATTTTATGAAATGTTAACTGGTTTATTACCTTTTGAAAGTGATGATTCTTTAGAATTAATTCATGCTCACTTAACAAAAAAACCCCCAGCGCCCTCCACCATTAACCCTCAGATACCGGTAGTAATTTCTGATATAGTGATGAAATTGATGGCGAAAAAACCAGAAAATCGTTATCAAAGTGCTTGGGGTTTAAAATATGATTTAGAAAAGGCTTTACAACAATTAAAAAAGCAAGGTTTTATTAATAAATTTCCTTTACAAACAACGGATATTAGTGATAGGTTTGAAATTAGCGATAAATTGTATGGCAGAAATAAAATTGTCACTACTTTACGACAACATTGGCAAAATGTCGGCAAAAAATCGCCCCCCGAAATGTTATTAATTGGTGGTTATTCGGGCGCTGGTAAATCAACTTTGATCAAAAGAGCATATCAAAATATTGAAAAAGGCTTCTTTTTGTCAGGAAAATTTGACCAATTTCAGCGTAATATTCCCTACACGGCTATTATTTCCGCCTTTCGAGACTTGGTTAGACAAAAATTAAAGGAAACTCCTCAACAATTAACTTATTGGAAAAATAAATTATTAGTAAATTTAGGTAACAATGGACAACTAATTATTGATGTTATTCCTGAGATAGAATTGGTGATAGGTAAACAGCCACCTTTGACACCTTTAGGCGCTGTTGAAGCAGAAAATCGCTTTAATTTAGTCTTTCAAAAGTTTATCGAATCTTGCACCGAAAAAACTGCCCCTATCGTCATGTTTCTTGATGATTTACAATGGTGCGATACTGCCACTATAAAACTCATTGAGTTAATTTTATTGAATAATCGTCTCGATAATTTTTTGTTGGTGGGCGCTTATCGTAGTAATGAAGTTAATGAGAATCACTCTTTAATGACAATGGTAGAAAGGGTAAAATTTAATCATGGTATGATTCGAGAATTTTATATTGATAATCTCACTTTGGATGATGTTAATTTTTTAATAGCTGATTCTTTAAATACTGATATTGACACGGTGAAAAGTCTCGGTGATTTGGTTTTTCAGAAGACGAGGGGTAATGCCTTTTTTACTCATCAATTTTTACAAACCTTATATCTTAAAGATTTAATTTTTTTCAATTACAACCATTATCAATGGCATTGGAATATTGATGATATAGTCAGGGAAAATATCACCGATAACGTCATTAGTTTAATGATTCAACAATTAAAAATTTTACCTGATACTGTACAAGATTTACTCAAAATAAGTGCTTGTCTTGGTAATACTTTTAGTTTATCTACTTTGACGATAGTTACCAATAAACCCATTGATTCTTTACAAGAATTGTTGGTAATACCGATTGAGTCTAATTTGTTGTTACCTTTTAGGGATGATAATAACGAAATCTGTTATCAATTTTTACATGATCGCATACAACAGGCAATATATGAATTAATTGGCGAAGAAAATAAGCCACAAATTCATCTTAATATTGGTAATATTTTGTTATCTCAACGGGATACTGTTACTGCTGACATTTTAGAAATTGTGGGGCATTTCAATCAAGCCATTGATTTAATTGAAGAGTTATCTCTGCGAGAAACCGTTGCCAAATTAAATTTAGAAGCAGGAAAAAAAGCCAAAAATGCCCATGCTTACAGCGCCTCTACCGTTTATATTGACATTGGTTTAAGTTTACTTAGGGATGATTGTTGGCAATGTCAATATCAATTAACTTTAGATTTACATATTGCTAACGCTGAAATTGCTTATCTCAATGGTGATTTTGTCAAAATGGAAGCCATGACGGAGATAGTTTTATCTCACAGTAAAGATATTTTGCATAAGGTAGAAGTATATTTGATTTCCGTTGCTTCTAAAGCTGATAGGAGAATGATAGTCGATGCCGTGAAAATGGGAAGACAAGCGTTAAGGGAATTGGGGGTTAATCTTCCTCATCAACCTAACCCAGAAAATATGGCGGAGGTGTTAAGTAAAGTTATTGATAAATTACATAACCGAGATATTGAAGATTTACTGTATTTGCCACCGATGACGGATAGGCGCGCTATGGCGGTGATGAAGTTGTTGGGAATATTATCAATTCCTTTTTTTCAAGGAATGCCGGAGTTAATGCCTTTTTTGGCGGCGGAAATGGTGAGTTTATCCATAGATTTTGGTAATACTTCGGCTTCGGCTTTGGGTTATGGGGTATATGGTTTAGTTTTAAGTAATTTTTTGGGTGAGGTAGAAAGGGGTTTTCGTTTTGGCAAAATGGCTATTGATTTAATTAATCAATCTCATCAGTTACAGTTTAAGGCTTTGACTCTTAATCTTTATAGTGGTTGTATTCATCATCATCAGCGCAGTATTCATGAGGTTTTGCCGTTGTTGAAAGAAAATTATCTTCTTAGTGTGGAAACGGGAGATACCATGACAACTGCTTGTATTTTGGTTTATGGTTTCACCAGTTTTTTTGCGGGGGTAGATTTAGTTAGGTTAGATGATGAGTTGGCTAGTTATCATGAGGTTTTGGGTGAGTTTAAGCAGTATTCTGCCCAAATTTATATTGATATTGCTTGGCAAACGGTAAAAAATTTGCGAGAAAATCCTGCTGACATGGATATGTTAACGGGAAGTATTTATGATGAAAGGGTGATGTTAACTAAACACGCTGAGGAGTTGGAGTTAACTGCTATCGCACAGGTTTATATTTATAAGTTACTTTTAGCTTATCATTTTGGGCAACGGCGAAGGGCGCTGGATTATCTTCATCAGGTTAAGCCTTATTTAATGACGGTGTCAAGCATCATGTTTTGTGCAGTGTATCATTTTTACAGCGCCCTCACCCATATATCATTATTATCGCCAGAAAACCAAGGGGAATTGTTAACAGAAATTGAATATCATCAACAATGTCTCAAAATGTGGGCAGATAATGCGCCCATGAATTATCTTGGTAAATGGTATCTGGTGGAAGCGGAAAAACAAAGAGTTTTAGGCAATAAAGCTGAAGCTATCGATAATTATGATTTAGCTATTCAATTTGCTCAAGATCATAATTTTATCAGTGATAATGCTTTAAGTCACGAGTTGGCAGGAAATTTTTATTTACAATGGGGAAAATTAAAATTAGCCGAGATATATCTACAAGAATCTTACTATAGTTATAGTTTGTGGGGCGCTGGGGCAAAATTAGTTTATTTAGAAGAAAAGTATCCGCAAATTTTTAACCGGATTAACCCTGACAATAAATCTTCTCTGGGTAGTAGTAGCAGTAACAACAGTCTTGATTTAGCTACGGTGATGAAAGTTTCTCAAGCAATTACGGGGGAAATCATTTTAACCAATCTTTTGCAAACTTTGATGACAATTCTTCTAGAAAATGTGGGGGTAAAAAAAGGCTGTCTATTACTATATCATTCCGAGTTAGAAGGAGAAATGGGAGAGTTTACTATCGCTGTGGATAGTAGGGGGGATAGTCTTAATCTTTATCCTCAACAATCTTTACAGGATACTTTACCAGAATCTATCCTATACTATGTAGCACGAACAAGGGAATATGTAAATATCCAGCATCCTTCACACTATGGTTATTTTGTCAATGACAATTATATCAAATCGATACAACCACAATCAATTCTCTGCTATCCTCTAGTTACTCAAGGGGATTTAATGGGCATCATTTACCTAGAGAGTGAATTAGATATTAATATTTCTGATCATAGTCGCTTAGAATTATTACAACTCATTTCTGGACAAGCCGCCAGCGCCCTCCGTAATGCACAACTTTACCAAGAAGTCAAGCAACAAGAAAAATTATTAAAACAATTTTTAGAAGGTATGCCTGTGGCAGTGGGAGTATTGAATGCGGAGGGAAAACCATTTTATGCCAATCAAAAAGCGGTAGAGATTCTCGGCAAGGGAGTTTTGCCTAACGTTAGCGCCCAAAAAATTAGCGAAGCTTATAACACTTATATTCATAATACAAATAAACCTTATCCCAATGAAAATTTAGCTTTAATTCGAGCTTTACATGGAGAGGTTTGGCATAATGATGATATCGATATTCATCGGGGAGATAAAATAATTCCTATCGAATGTTGGGCAAACCCGATCTACGATGAGCAAGGTAAGGTAAAATATGCCATGACTGTATTTCAGGATATTAGTGAGCGTAAAAAAGCTGAACAAATCTTAAAAGATTACAATCGCACCCTCGAAATTGAAGTTTTAAGAAGAACATACGAACTAGAAAAAGTTAATCAGGAGTTGTCTCAATTAGCCAATTTAGATGGTTTAACTCAAATTCCTAACCGTCGTCGTTTTGATGATTATTTGGCACAAGAATGGGAAAAACATCGCTGTAGTCATAACAATTTATCTTTATTGCTCATTGATATTGATTATTTTAAGTTATATAATGATTTTTATGGACATCAGCAGGGGGATGATTGTTTAATCAAGGTAGCACAAACTATGCAAAAAACTCTCCAGCGCCCTTCCGATTTAATCGCGCGCTACGGTGGTGAGGAATTTGCTGTAATTTTACCCCATACGGATACCGCCGGGGCGCATTTAGTGGCAACGAGAATACAAAATGCCATCGATAATTTACACATTCCCCATGAAAAATCGAAGGTTAGTAATAATATCACCCTTAGTATTGGCGGTGCTTGTTTGATACCCCAAGGTGATGTTAATATGAATTGTCTGATTAATTTTGCTGATACTGCTTTATATCGGGTAAAAGGTGAAGGGCGCTGGGGTATTCGTATTTATAGAATGTAG
- the dprA gene encoding DNA-protecting protein DprA, protein MKQEKKYWLAWTQIKGLGSVTIKKIYENFTSLEEAWHNNPQLLLKIDGIGRKTLDNIITQKVKIDPDQLWEKHLKKNPLFWTPNEPLYPQLLLEIPSYPSLLYYQGKIKPSENEGITPLIGMVGTRQPTDHGKRWTYNISKALAQKGFTIVSGLAEGIDTSAHRGSLDGGGRTIAVLGNGLDRAYPPKNRDLMAEIAEKGLILTEYAHGSIPERGNFPARNRIVAGLCRAILVMEAPEKSGALITAHYATEFNRDVYTLPNTPDNLQARGCLKLIHKGAEVIITEEDLLNSLGAIPDLDQPNQLSLFNLPVSPPSPVISSPAVNLSPSLNQVLAVIDNQPTPFDVIVTKTGLNAGDVSGFLLELELEGLVKQLPGMMYSR, encoded by the coding sequence ATTAAACAAGAGAAAAAATATTGGTTAGCATGGACACAAATTAAAGGTTTAGGTAGCGTTACCATCAAAAAAATTTATGAAAATTTCACCAGTTTAGAAGAAGCATGGCACAATAACCCTCAATTATTGTTAAAAATAGACGGAATCGGTAGAAAAACCCTTGATAATATTATTACTCAAAAAGTAAAAATTGACCCTGATCAACTATGGGAAAAACACTTAAAAAAAAATCCCCTGTTTTGGACACCAAATGAGCCATTATATCCCCAATTATTATTGGAAATTCCTAGTTATCCTTCCCTCTTATATTATCAAGGCAAAATAAAACCGTCAGAAAATGAAGGCATAACTCCCCTCATCGGTATGGTAGGCACAAGACAACCCACTGACCATGGCAAAAGATGGACTTATAATATTAGTAAAGCATTGGCTCAAAAAGGTTTTACCATAGTATCAGGATTAGCGGAAGGTATCGACACCAGCGCCCACCGTGGTAGCCTAGACGGGGGCGGTAGAACCATTGCAGTGCTAGGAAATGGCTTAGATCGAGCGTATCCGCCCAAAAATCGTGATTTAATGGCAGAAATTGCTGAAAAAGGGCTAATTTTAACGGAATATGCCCATGGTAGTATTCCCGAAAGGGGTAATTTTCCAGCGCGTAATCGCATTGTCGCAGGGTTATGTCGAGCAATTTTAGTCATGGAAGCGCCCGAAAAATCCGGCGCCCTCATCACCGCGCATTATGCTACGGAGTTTAATCGAGACGTTTATACCCTACCCAACACCCCCGACAATCTTCAAGCGAGAGGATGCTTAAAGTTAATTCACAAGGGCGCTGAAGTTATTATCACCGAAGAAGATTTACTAAACAGTTTAGGCGCAATTCCAGACTTAGATCAACCTAATCAATTATCTTTATTCAATCTTCCTGTCTCTCCCCCTTCCCCCGTCATATCTTCTCCTGCCGTCAATCTATCCCCTTCATTAAACCAAGTATTAGCCGTCATTGATAATCAACCAACCCCCTTTGATGTAATTGTGACGAAAACCGGCTTAAATGCTGGGGATGTATCAGGTTTTCTGTTAGAGTTGGAGTTGGAGGGGTTAGTTAAACAGTTACCCGGTATGATGTATAGTCGGTAA